TTCATGTCTCGATGTTGCATTAGACGAGTTCAACCCACAGTGGcagaagaaacttcttCTGGCTGTTACGTTTGGTAAAGCTTATGTTGATGGATATTACAACTCTgagaagtacttgaaagtCATAAACACCATTAAAGTTTTGAATCAGCTAAAATCAGCAGACATCTCTTTATTCTTAACTTCAAAAGAAGCCGATATATTGGGTTGGGATAAAATAATTGGGATGTTATTGAATAGGGACCAATATCTTTTGGCTCTCAAGGTTATCTCCTTGTTAGACTTACAATACTTGCGAGACAAAATTTATGTACACTGGTGCTGCTACAAAATAAAGAAGGAAATTGATGTGGAGGATTCCGAGCTTTACAAAATAATTGCCAAGAAGCTAGTTTCCGCTAGAGATGATGCTAGCAAGAAAAACTATGTAtctgttgttgaaatttCCGAAATCGCTTTTGAAGAGGGAAGGCTTGATCTTTGCAACTATCTTATCAACTTGGAACCGACAATAGTCAAGAAGGTCGAACAGTATCTTAAATTTGAAAAGCTAGAAATAGCTTTGATAAAGGCATTCGAAAGTGCTGAGTATGATTTGGTAAAAGTGTTACTAATGCACCTACATAGTACACTTTCAGTAtcccaatttttcaagattctACATCAAAATGAGTCTCATTCTATCACAGATCCAATTAGTGAAGATATTGATACTTCTAACCAAATATtagttgttgatggtaatTTAGTGGAGAGCTTCTGGGTACAAAGTATTGGAAAACACCATAGAGAAGTGATGGAGAAATATTacaaacaagaagataTGAAAGTTGAACTATCAATTGAAAGGTTAAAATATTTCctcaaacaaaatgaaTCCCCACCTGACATAAGTACTGGCTTATTGACTTACTACGAAGACTATAAaatgaagttattgaaatTACTGGGGTCATCTGGGGATAGACAAAACTACAAATTCCATCAATCAGAGTTGGATGTTTTAGAATTACAAAAGAAACTCAGCGATACATACCAAACTGATTtcttttccaccaaaagtttGAGTCAGATTTTGGTCAAGTTAATCAATATGCATCAACTCAAACAAGGACACAAAATTGTTAAAGATTTCAAGATGTCACTATCAAAATTTTGGTATTTGATATTAGAAACCTATTGCTCGACTCTGAATTTTGACCGTCTTCACCAGTTTATattatcttcatccaatGATAAGACTAACTTGAAATCACCTATTGGATTTCAAATAATTGTTGAAACATGCTTAGCATACAAGGGGCCTCCAAACTACATTTCGATGTATATTAACCAGTGCTCCGATATCCATTATTTGGACAAATGCCATTTGTTCATTTCAAACAACGATTTGGTATCAGCTGCCAATGAAGCATACAAGTATAAAGACATagagtttttgaactctttgCTCGACAGAGCTAATAAGCATGCAAATGATTCTGTCGTTCAATCCATAAAAGGATTAATTACAAGGTTGGGTTATTAGTGTTTATAATAAAAGTTCTATTTAcaattttgaaaactttCCGTCCTTAACAATCCCACAACTTTGACCTTCTTCGCCCGTTAACCACGAAGGCATCTTTACTGGATTGACTACCattttttcttcattggTAACCATGACTGATAGTTCATGAAGCCCAGCAAAAACATCCGGGCCAGAAAGTTTCAATGTGATCGACGTGTAGTGTTCTTGAGCATCATTTGAGTTGTCATTATTATCAGCAAAAGCATCGAGCTTTTCCTTGAGTTCAAATTCAGCATACTGTAATGGAGCTATAGAGCTGAATTcgtttttgtggatgatagTCTCGCTGTCATCTTTGTTATCATGATCATATATTGAAAACGGACgttttcttttctttcttctttgtaaTATAAAGGGCTCTGTGAACAATTGTTCAGACTTAATTATTCCATCCTCAGAGCCTTTGAATCTCAAGTTTGCAATcctcttcaatttttccATTTCGGTTTCTGTTGGAGCTTTGCTGTCATTCTTATATACGGTCGTATGGTCCTCTATTGCCCCAAGTGGTGAAATATCAATAGTCGAATCAGCATACGCTGACCATGCCCCCAAACTGTTACCAAACCTGGAATTTCCAAACAAAATTTGCATGGATTCTAGGGACTTTATTGGTTGTTGTTTTCTATCTGTAATAAGTTGCAATAAGttactcttcttctgtggTAAATTTCTTTCAATTACCTGAAGGATGATATCGGTAACCAAATCATTTCCTGGAGTATGAATAATATATGCTGAATTCATAGGGATAGCAACAAAATGGGCCCTACTTGAAGAGATATGCGGGCGGTTAGAGGTTCTTGAACTAGAAGCAGCCTGTAGATCAAACAATTGGATTCTTATTATAATCAACGGGAGTTTGGGGTGTTTGCAAACGTAAATATGATTCATAAAAAAAGTACCCAAATCCTTTGAAAGCATTTCCAAAAACGTCTTAGGTTCCAAAACTATAGGGACTTCTAAACCGTTAGAATTCTTCACAGCAGACAGAATCCAATTAAATGAATTGGGCTTATCGACTATCAATTGACAGTCGATCTGAGCTAGTTGAAGCAAGTTTAAGCCATTAGGCCAATATTTAAGCACTATTGAGTCAACAATTTGCTTCTTGTTTGTCTTCTCttgtttgaacttg
Above is a window of Yamadazyma tenuis chromosome 1, complete sequence DNA encoding:
- the vps16 gene encoding Vacuolar protein sorting-associated protein 16 (EggNog:ENOG503NUD7; COG:U; BUSCO:EOG09260FL2), translated to MTSNPSLSWQKIQDVYYSLVPCYETLNWSIGNLYGDHKVKISSHSTSVALSSKYTSHPSVIDIYTISGNNLWSVVYNSTTEDHIVDYEFYNEDLYVVLSNQKFRHYKDLKGSFDEYVFTKDLITLDNFGESDVFLNNVNAEEIQGNSNGKTGGKDHEGTGKLNKHVITNLENNEPEEVFQIFDTYIWGSFLVLRLTNRFIITNLADNHRNYEILIPVTSGPQLHDMALIELTDDGFSAVICYGSTALTLKVDLKSSSYELVDHELTDGPFTKVTVSPNGHLVALLNEQVSTIFVISSSFTQVLLEYDTSNDSSSPYQIEWCANDAIVLSLRDEIKVVGPNQASISFFYDFIDEDDLDFDAVLKGTGDDELSFTIAHLKSEPDGLKILTTKKVEFLSRVSESSRNLYQIGSSHPGSILLDCIDKLTQQSSKADTNISLLKSDVSLINAMDSCLDVALDEFNPQWQKKLLSAVTFGKAYVDGYYNSEKYLKVINTIKVLNQLKSADISLFLTSKEADILGWDKIIGMLLNRDQYLLALKVISLLDLQYLRDKIYVHWCCYKIKKEIDVEDSELYKIIAKKLVSARDDASKKNYVSVVEISEIAFEEGRLDLCNYLINLEPTIVKKVEQYLKFEKLEIALIKAFESAEYDLVKVLLMHLHSTLSVSQFFKILHQNESHSITDPISEDIDTSNQILVVDGNLVESFWVQSIGKHHREVMEKYYKQEDMKVELSIERLKYFLKQNESPPDISTGLLTYYEDYKMKLLKLSGSSGDRQNYKFHQSELDVLELQKKLSDTYQTDFFSTKSLSQILVKLINMHQLKQGHKIVKDFKMSLSKFWYLILETYCSTSNFDRLHQFILSSSNDKTNLKSPIGFQIIVETCLAYKGPPNYISMYINQCSDIHYLDKCHLFISNNDLVSAANEAYKYKDIEFLNSLLDRANKHANDSVVQSIKGLITRLGY
- the CHL4 gene encoding chromosome loss- protein (EggNog:ENOG503P0M1; COG:S); its protein translation is MNSAYIIHTPGNDLVTDIILQVIERNLPQKKSNLLQLITDRKQQPIKSLESMQILFGNSRFGNSLGAWSAYADSTIDISPLGAIEDHTTVYKNDSKAPTETEMEKLKRIANLRFKGSEDGIIKSEQLFTEPFILQRRKKRKRPFSIYDHDNKDDSETIIHKNEFSSIAPLQYAEFELKEKLDAFADNNDNSNDAQEHYTSITLKLSGPDVFAGLHELSVMVTNEEKMVVNPVKMPSWLTGEEGQSCGIVKDGKFSKL